A portion of the Deinococcus sp. Leaf326 genome contains these proteins:
- a CDS encoding AAA family ATPase has protein sequence MPEIDVLKSAEFRAQLPRVLRDAQAGQPALIEQYNRPVAAVISTSDFWLLQYVKARATQENPMQAPIRLAISNISGGEGKTTLARELAFALSGRGYKVALFDLDPQASLTKGLGLHTSADAPAMRPESTVTAVFRTDQPGALPAPIHIRGVDVWPANDSLGEAEGILMGDFTRVENLRLAVDDLLEKNPYDVVIFDCKPQRTNFLAASIAAADHIILPVSGMKGVENTDQIAKLLRTVKPYSPKIALRLIVPNRMKAQTRHHKNLLAFLDENYRQFAPISRPVRDSTAVVGSAAESRESVVQHAPNSDVAGDFQAVADDLLSVLEIGA, from the coding sequence GTGCCTGAGATTGACGTTCTGAAATCTGCGGAGTTTCGAGCGCAGTTGCCTCGGGTTCTGCGGGATGCACAGGCAGGACAGCCCGCACTCATTGAGCAATACAACCGACCTGTTGCCGCAGTGATTTCCACATCCGATTTCTGGCTCCTTCAATATGTCAAAGCAAGAGCCACTCAGGAGAACCCTATGCAAGCACCCATTCGTCTGGCGATCAGCAATATCAGTGGAGGAGAGGGCAAGACGACACTCGCCCGCGAGCTTGCATTTGCTCTTTCAGGCCGCGGGTACAAAGTGGCGCTTTTCGACCTTGATCCCCAGGCGAGCTTAACGAAGGGGCTTGGCCTCCACACATCAGCTGACGCACCTGCGATGCGTCCCGAGTCCACGGTCACTGCAGTCTTCCGCACGGACCAGCCTGGAGCTCTGCCAGCCCCCATCCATATTCGTGGGGTTGACGTATGGCCTGCCAACGACTCCCTGGGAGAGGCAGAAGGCATTTTGATGGGCGACTTCACGCGTGTAGAGAATCTACGCCTAGCCGTTGACGATTTATTGGAAAAGAATCCATATGATGTCGTGATCTTTGACTGCAAGCCGCAGAGGACCAATTTTCTTGCTGCAAGTATCGCCGCGGCCGATCACATTATTTTGCCTGTCAGCGGTATGAAAGGTGTAGAAAATACGGATCAGATCGCAAAACTGTTGCGAACGGTCAAACCCTACTCTCCGAAGATCGCATTGCGTCTGATCGTGCCGAATAGAATGAAGGCGCAGACGCGCCACCACAAAAATCTTCTTGCTTTTCTAGATGAGAATTACCGCCAATTCGCTCCTATCAGTCGGCCGGTCAGAGACTCGACCGCAGTTGTAGGATCGGCCGCCGAATCACGAGAAAGCGTTGTACAGCACGCGCCGAATTCTGACGTTGCGGGCGATTTCCAGGCTGTTGCAGATGATCTCCTGTCTGTTCTTGAGATAGGCGCATGA
- a CDS encoding ParB/RepB/Spo0J family partition protein yields the protein MIIPPDITEVIPSIGQLGVLQSVLLKLSGNPEQPYEIVDGDRRVNSALRYHLDTVPAIITDGTRGQIAAASAILNAARSSNPIDGARSWKIALEEGQFGSVAELAKHVHIGVQTIKKRLKLLDLPEDILVHVGVSVAEGVAEKMANLPADYQADAIDAALRQLDAGKKFTAADLKLSQTRRVEDREDSIDALFDLSPLPLLEITQDPIQELATEVQRLCQARNVPLEHLLDLLRPTPSLPLPAPPARPNRPPATVRDGRVNLGLRN from the coding sequence TTGATCATCCCCCCCGACATCACCGAGGTCATTCCGAGCATTGGGCAACTGGGTGTTCTCCAGAGTGTGCTCCTCAAGCTCAGCGGCAACCCGGAACAGCCCTACGAGATCGTGGACGGCGACCGCCGCGTGAACAGCGCCCTGCGCTACCACCTCGACACGGTCCCCGCCATCATCACGGACGGCACCCGCGGCCAGATCGCGGCCGCCAGCGCCATCCTCAACGCTGCCCGCAGCAGCAACCCCATTGATGGGGCACGCAGTTGGAAGATTGCTCTCGAAGAAGGTCAATTCGGAAGCGTTGCCGAACTTGCCAAACACGTCCACATTGGCGTCCAGACCATCAAGAAGCGCCTCAAGCTACTGGACCTGCCCGAGGACATTCTCGTCCATGTCGGGGTCAGCGTGGCCGAAGGCGTCGCCGAGAAGATGGCGAACCTCCCGGCCGACTATCAGGCGGACGCCATTGACGCTGCCCTACGCCAGTTGGACGCTGGCAAGAAGTTCACGGCCGCCGACCTCAAACTCAGCCAGACCCGGCGGGTCGAAGACCGTGAGGACAGCATCGACGCTCTCTTCGATCTGTCCCCGCTGCCACTCCTGGAGATCACTCAAGATCCCATTCAGGAGCTCGCCACCGAGGTTCAGCGGCTGTGCCAGGCCCGGAACGTGCCGCTCGAGCATCTGCTGGACTTACTACGTCCGACGCCGAGTCTGCCGCTACCTGCCCCACCGGCCCGGCCGAATAGACCACCTGCGACGGTCCGTGATGGGCGCGTCAATCTCGGTCTCCGCAACTGA